One genomic segment of Streptomyces sp. NBC_00239 includes these proteins:
- a CDS encoding bifunctional MaoC family dehydratase N-terminal/OB-fold nucleic acid binding domain-containing protein: MYDELCGFEGKAAAVGGRGKDPVNEPMIRHWCEAMGDTSPAYSGPDAIAPPTMLQAWTMGGLSGHADGTGRATAYDELLALLDGAGYTSVVATDCEQEYRRPLRPGDAVTFDAVIESVSPRKTTRLGTGHFVTTRMDIRAGADGELAGTHRFRILKYAPAPAAVAASASTSPAAVPRERVPDRPTARRPRPVVNRDNRGFWDGIAEHRLLIQRCTGCGTLRFPWLPGCNACASPDWDTVEASGSGTVFSYVVMHHPPFPAFDPPYAVALVELAEGVRMVSNVTGVPYDEVRIGMPVQLEFLRCDEELELPVFRADEPQGSER, from the coding sequence CTGTACGACGAGCTGTGCGGCTTCGAGGGGAAGGCGGCGGCCGTCGGCGGCCGGGGCAAGGACCCGGTCAACGAGCCCATGATCCGCCACTGGTGCGAGGCGATGGGCGACACCAGCCCGGCGTACAGCGGACCGGACGCCATCGCGCCGCCCACGATGCTCCAGGCCTGGACGATGGGCGGGCTGTCCGGCCACGCGGACGGCACCGGCCGCGCCACCGCCTACGACGAGCTCCTCGCCCTCCTCGACGGCGCCGGGTACACCTCGGTGGTCGCCACCGACTGCGAGCAGGAGTACCGGCGGCCGCTGCGCCCCGGCGACGCCGTGACCTTCGACGCGGTCATCGAGTCGGTGTCCCCCCGCAAGACCACCAGGCTGGGCACCGGGCACTTCGTGACCACCCGCATGGACATCCGGGCGGGCGCGGACGGCGAACTCGCCGGGACGCACCGCTTCCGGATCCTGAAGTACGCCCCCGCCCCCGCCGCCGTCGCGGCCTCCGCCTCCACCTCCCCCGCCGCCGTTCCGAGGGAGAGGGTTCCGGACCGGCCGACGGCCCGCCGGCCGCGCCCGGTGGTCAACCGCGACAACCGGGGTTTCTGGGACGGGATCGCCGAACACCGGCTGCTCATCCAGCGCTGCACCGGCTGCGGCACCCTCCGCTTCCCCTGGCTCCCCGGCTGCAACGCCTGCGCGAGCCCGGACTGGGACACGGTCGAGGCCTCCGGTTCCGGCACCGTCTTCAGTTACGTCGTCATGCACCACCCGCCCTTCCCGGCCTTCGACCCGCCGTACGCGGTCGCGCTCGTCGAGCTCGCCGAGGGGGTGCGGATGGTCAGCAACGTCACCGGAGTCCCGTACGACGAGGTGCGCATCGGGATGCCCGTACAGCTGGAGTTCCTGCGCTGCGACGAGGAGCTGGAGCTGCCCGTCTTCCGGGCGGACGAGCCGCAGGGGAGTGAGCGCTGA
- a CDS encoding acyl-CoA dehydrogenase family protein translates to MHLAPTEPQVRLRAELRAYFRALMPDGLPEEPAEQRRLLRRIGADGMLGLGWPQEYGGQGRGADEQFVFFDEAYRAGAPVSMVTLNTVGPTLMKYGTPEQKDFFLPRILRGELVFAIGYSEPEAGTDLASLRTRAVRDGDDWLIDGQKIFTSNAQNADWIWLACRTDPEAPKHRGISIILVPTDAPGFSWTPIETVGDLTTTATYYDSLRVPAGHLVGPEHGGWGLITNQLNHERVALAAIGMQAEDFFEAAVAHARTPDPVTGERPADRPWVQARLAEAHARLAAVRLLNWRLVQDVGAGTLAPGDASGVKFLGTESAVEVYRMCQEVVGDSALVRGPGPGSFGGGELERLNRAAQINTFGGGVSEVQREIVAMMRLGMKGRKR, encoded by the coding sequence GTGCATCTCGCCCCGACCGAGCCGCAGGTGCGGCTGCGCGCGGAACTGCGCGCGTACTTCCGTGCATTGATGCCCGACGGGCTCCCCGAGGAGCCCGCCGAGCAGCGCCGGCTGCTCCGCCGGATCGGTGCCGACGGAATGCTCGGCCTCGGCTGGCCGCAGGAGTATGGCGGCCAAGGCCGCGGCGCGGACGAGCAGTTCGTGTTCTTCGACGAGGCCTACCGGGCGGGCGCCCCCGTCTCCATGGTCACGCTGAACACGGTCGGCCCGACCCTGATGAAGTACGGGACCCCGGAACAGAAGGACTTCTTCCTCCCCCGGATCCTGCGCGGCGAGCTGGTGTTCGCCATCGGCTACTCGGAACCGGAGGCCGGCACCGACCTGGCCTCCCTGCGCACCCGAGCCGTCCGCGACGGCGACGACTGGCTGATCGACGGGCAGAAGATCTTCACCTCCAACGCCCAGAACGCCGACTGGATCTGGCTCGCCTGCCGCACCGATCCCGAGGCCCCCAAGCACCGCGGGATCTCGATCATCCTGGTGCCCACCGACGCCCCCGGCTTCTCCTGGACCCCCATCGAGACGGTCGGCGACCTCACCACCACGGCCACGTACTACGACTCCCTGCGCGTGCCCGCCGGCCATCTGGTCGGGCCCGAACACGGCGGCTGGGGGCTGATCACCAACCAGCTCAACCACGAACGCGTCGCCCTCGCCGCGATCGGCATGCAGGCCGAGGACTTCTTCGAGGCCGCGGTCGCCCACGCCCGCACCCCCGACCCGGTCACCGGGGAGCGCCCGGCCGACCGCCCCTGGGTGCAGGCCCGGCTGGCCGAGGCGCACGCCCGGCTGGCCGCCGTACGCCTGCTCAACTGGCGGCTCGTCCAGGACGTGGGCGCCGGCACCCTCGCCCCCGGCGACGCCAGCGGAGTGAAGTTCCTCGGCACCGAGAGCGCCGTCGAGGTCTACCGGATGTGCCAGGAGGTGGTCGGCGACAGCGCACTCGTCCGCGGCCCCGGCCCGGGTTCCTTCGGCGGCGGGGAGCTGGAACGCCTCAACCGGGCCGCCCAGATCAACACGTTCGGCGGCGGGGTGAGCGAGGTCCAGCGCGAGATCGTCGCCATGATGCGGCTCGGCATGAAGGGGAGGAAGCGGTGA
- a CDS encoding DUF6344 domain-containing protein — protein MAGNNRVASLWTTVVTALVAFFTVLGFGAAAKAAARPAAGTASSGAATDAPTAPPLAAAAAPRSATSSASGTAARVSVPVQDRRSRREALRGGALPPTIAQRIRAEAHGSSPSVRRSTTADSTAVGHVTPQDLDLAA, from the coding sequence ATGGCTGGCAACAACCGCGTAGCGTCGCTCTGGACCACCGTCGTCACCGCGCTCGTCGCGTTCTTCACCGTCCTCGGATTCGGCGCCGCGGCCAAGGCCGCCGCCCGACCGGCCGCCGGTACCGCGAGCTCCGGCGCCGCGACCGACGCTCCGACGGCGCCGCCGCTTGCCGCCGCCGCTGCACCCCGTTCCGCGACGTCCAGCGCTTCGGGAACCGCCGCCCGGGTGTCGGTGCCGGTGCAGGACCGCAGGAGCCGGCGGGAGGCGCTGCGCGGCGGGGCCCTGCCGCCCACCATCGCGCAGCGTATCCGCGCCGAGGCCCACGGATCCTCGCCCTCCGTACGCCGCTCGACCACCGCTGACAGCACGGCCGTTGGGCACGTCACGCCGCAGGACCTCGACCTCGCGGCGTAG